In the Solibacillus sp. FSL K6-1523 genome, one interval contains:
- the adh gene encoding aldehyde dehydrogenase translates to MTEVNVISNVYANPNTEGALVHFKESYDNFINGEWVAPTNGEYFDNVTPVTGKVFTKVARSTEADIELALDAAHAAKDAWGATSATERSNILLKIADRIEENLEMLAVAETWDNGKAVRETLNADLPLAIDHFRYFAGVLRAQEGSISQIDENTVAYHFHEPIGVVGQIIPWNFPLLMAVWKLAPALAAGNCVVLKPAEQTPASILVLAELVGDLLPPGVLNIVNGFGLEAGKPLASSPRIGKIAFTGETTTGRLIMQYASQNLIPATLELGGKSPNIFFEDIMDADDAFLDKAVEGFVLFALNQGEVCTCPSRALIQESIYDKFMERVLKRVEAIQTGNPLDPNTMMGAQASSEQMEKIQSYLQIGKEEGAECLIGGDKNDLGGDYAEGYYIKPTVFKGHNKMRIFQEEIFGPVVAVTTFKTKEEALEIANDTLYGLGSGVWTRDMNTAYRFGRGIQAGRVWTNCYHAYPAHAAFGGYKMSGVGRENHKMMLSHYQQTKNLLVSYDENRLGFF, encoded by the coding sequence ATGACAGAGGTTAATGTAATTTCAAACGTTTATGCAAATCCAAATACGGAAGGTGCACTGGTACACTTTAAGGAAAGTTATGACAACTTTATTAATGGGGAATGGGTTGCACCAACAAATGGGGAGTATTTTGACAACGTAACACCAGTAACAGGTAAAGTATTCACAAAAGTTGCTCGTTCAACAGAAGCGGATATTGAATTAGCTTTAGATGCAGCTCATGCAGCAAAGGATGCTTGGGGAGCAACGTCAGCTACTGAGCGAAGCAATATTTTATTAAAAATTGCGGATCGTATCGAAGAAAACTTAGAAATGTTAGCCGTTGCAGAAACTTGGGACAATGGTAAAGCAGTACGTGAAACATTAAATGCAGATTTGCCACTTGCGATTGACCATTTCCGTTATTTTGCTGGAGTATTAAGAGCGCAAGAAGGTTCAATTAGCCAAATCGATGAAAATACAGTTGCCTATCATTTCCACGAACCAATTGGGGTAGTTGGTCAAATTATTCCTTGGAACTTCCCATTGCTAATGGCGGTATGGAAACTAGCACCGGCACTTGCTGCTGGAAACTGCGTTGTTCTGAAACCGGCTGAGCAAACACCGGCTTCTATTTTAGTATTAGCTGAGTTAGTTGGAGATTTATTACCTCCAGGTGTATTAAATATTGTAAATGGTTTTGGCTTAGAAGCAGGAAAGCCATTAGCATCAAGCCCGCGTATCGGTAAAATTGCTTTTACTGGTGAAACAACGACGGGACGCTTAATTATGCAATACGCATCACAAAATTTAATTCCTGCAACATTAGAGCTTGGTGGGAAATCCCCGAATATATTCTTTGAAGACATTATGGATGCAGACGATGCATTTTTAGATAAGGCAGTAGAAGGCTTTGTATTATTTGCACTAAATCAGGGAGAAGTATGTACATGCCCTTCTCGTGCACTTATTCAAGAGTCGATTTATGATAAATTTATGGAACGCGTTTTAAAGCGTGTTGAAGCGATTCAAACTGGTAACCCACTGGATCCAAACACAATGATGGGTGCTCAAGCTTCATCTGAGCAAATGGAAAAAATCCAATCTTATTTACAAATTGGTAAAGAAGAAGGTGCAGAGTGCTTAATCGGTGGTGATAAAAATGATCTTGGTGGTGATTATGCAGAAGGCTATTACATTAAGCCAACTGTATTTAAAGGTCATAATAAAATGCGTATTTTCCAAGAGGAAATCTTCGGCCCTGTTGTAGCGGTAACGACATTTAAAACGAAGGAAGAAGCGTTAGAAATTGCGAACGATACTTTATATGGCTTAGGCTCAGGTGTTTGGACGCGTGATATGAATACAGCGTATCGCTTCGGTCGTGGAATTCAAGCAGGACGCGTATGGACAAACTGTTATCATGCATATCCTGCGCATGCAGCATTTGGCGGCTATAAAATGTCGGGTGTTGGACGTGAAAATCACAAAATGATGCTAAGTCATTACCAACAAACGAAAAACTTACTAGTAAGCTATGATGAAAACCGCTTAGGCTTCTTCTAA
- a CDS encoding methylated-DNA--[protein]-cysteine S-methyltransferase, protein MYKLDFPSPLGVVEIMSTESAIKSVYFTNREVAIYEQTAETPAVLKDCYEQLIQYFNGERTEFTVRYEMHGTDFQKSVWTALTTVSFAKTESYKDIAIKVGNEKAVRAVGTTNGKNPISIIVPCHRIIGANGKLTGYGGGLWRKEWLLEHEKKTAKE, encoded by the coding sequence ATGTATAAATTAGATTTCCCATCACCACTAGGCGTAGTTGAAATTATGAGCACAGAGAGCGCCATCAAATCAGTGTATTTTACTAATCGAGAGGTAGCAATTTATGAGCAAACGGCTGAAACACCAGCTGTATTAAAGGATTGCTACGAACAACTCATACAATATTTTAATGGTGAGCGGACAGAATTCACCGTCCGATATGAAATGCATGGCACAGACTTTCAGAAAAGTGTTTGGACCGCTTTAACGACAGTATCTTTTGCCAAAACTGAATCTTATAAAGATATTGCAATTAAAGTGGGCAATGAAAAGGCAGTGCGTGCAGTAGGAACAACGAATGGGAAAAACCCGATAAGTATTATTGTTCCGTGCCATCGTATTATTGGTGCAAATGGTAAATTAACAGGCTATGGAGGCGGCCTATGGCGAAAAGAATGGTTGCTTGAACATGAGAAAAAAACAGCGAAAGAATAG
- a CDS encoding ABC transporter substrate-binding protein: MTHKSKMKKYGSLFMATALLTGALAGCGTNEDTSSSGGSSNAVSGDVIKIGANLELSGGVASYGSSIGDGAKLAVEEINAAGGIDGKKIELITVDNKSENAEATTAAIRLAEKDKVVAMLAPATSGNALATVEIANKYKVPIVTGSGTAPNVTVNDNGSVNEFAFRTCFIDPFQGTVAANFATKDLGAKNVAIYADNASDYAKGLAASFKETIEANGGTVVAEEAYVAKDVDFKSTLTNIKGKNPDFVFIPGYYEEVGLIVKQARDLGIDVPLMGADGWDSPTLIDLAGAEALNNTYITNHYSSEDPDASIQKFVEAFKGKYKEAPNAFHALGYDSIYFIVDAIKRVDGDVTGEAIQQQLAATKDLSLITGTFTVDEFHNPVKSATVLEFVDGKQEFNSKVNP; the protein is encoded by the coding sequence ATGACACACAAAAGCAAAATGAAAAAGTACGGCTCTCTATTTATGGCAACTGCATTACTGACAGGTGCTTTAGCTGGATGTGGTACAAATGAGGATACGAGCTCATCAGGTGGAAGTAGTAATGCTGTATCAGGTGATGTAATTAAAATTGGTGCGAACTTAGAATTATCAGGTGGTGTAGCATCATATGGTTCTTCAATTGGTGATGGTGCCAAACTTGCCGTTGAAGAAATCAATGCAGCGGGTGGTATTGACGGTAAAAAAATAGAATTAATTACAGTCGATAATAAATCAGAGAACGCTGAAGCAACAACAGCGGCGATTCGTTTAGCTGAAAAAGATAAAGTAGTAGCAATGCTTGCACCAGCTACTTCTGGTAACGCTTTAGCGACAGTTGAAATTGCGAATAAATATAAAGTTCCAATTGTAACGGGATCAGGTACTGCACCAAATGTAACGGTAAATGACAATGGTTCGGTAAATGAGTTCGCATTCCGTACATGCTTCATCGATCCATTCCAAGGAACAGTAGCCGCAAACTTTGCAACGAAAGATTTAGGTGCGAAAAATGTAGCCATTTATGCTGATAATGCATCGGATTACGCAAAGGGCTTAGCTGCTTCATTTAAAGAAACGATAGAAGCAAATGGCGGTACAGTCGTTGCTGAAGAGGCATATGTTGCAAAAGATGTTGATTTCAAATCAACATTAACAAATATTAAAGGGAAAAATCCTGACTTTGTTTTCATTCCAGGTTATTACGAAGAGGTAGGCTTAATTGTTAAACAAGCCCGTGATCTTGGTATTGATGTTCCGTTAATGGGGGCAGATGGTTGGGATTCTCCAACATTAATTGATTTAGCTGGTGCGGAAGCATTAAATAACACATACATTACAAATCACTATTCTTCTGAAGATCCTGATGCGAGCATTCAAAAATTCGTTGAAGCATTCAAAGGGAAATATAAAGAAGCACCAAATGCATTCCATGCGCTAGGCTATGATTCGATTTATTTCATTGTTGATGCGATAAAACGTGTAGATGGTGATGTGACAGGCGAAGCGATTCAACAACAACTTGCTGCTACGAAAGACTTAAGCTTAATTACAGGGACTTTCACAGTAGATGAATTCCATAACCCAGTAAAATCTGCCACAGTGTTAGAATTCGTAGATGGTAAACAAGAGTTCAACTCTAAAGTGAATCCATAA
- a CDS encoding DUF6904 family protein — MLSLQPTEHLTGIQISGDYWDIEELIQAIYEIIGDEKRYYHFQGSRNRLLGLCLKLRQASKGTKTIQEIPNGIHKGIMKNRKTLYLEKNIYFAVEIFLPELLFAALSFNDFIDLYKETIDDSEWNDTVTTIRKFQAQVARCIEVFMTEEHYVVFLTTLHTKSPLFHQYATQYVDVLNLEYLALSKDQRKELLAAFALRLLTEDNTYVTLKQQLLEVTAITKQALHEVPLNLHYPDEENVVW; from the coding sequence ATGCTATCACTTCAACCAACGGAACATTTAACAGGGATTCAAATTAGTGGGGATTATTGGGATATAGAAGAGCTCATTCAAGCAATTTATGAAATTATTGGGGATGAAAAGCGCTATTATCATTTTCAAGGCTCCCGCAATCGTTTGTTGGGTCTGTGCTTAAAATTACGTCAAGCTTCAAAAGGGACAAAGACTATTCAAGAAATCCCTAATGGCATTCATAAAGGCATTATGAAAAATAGGAAAACGCTTTACCTTGAAAAGAATATTTATTTTGCAGTTGAAATTTTTCTACCAGAATTACTATTTGCCGCACTTTCATTCAATGACTTTATCGATTTATATAAAGAAACGATTGATGATTCTGAATGGAATGACACGGTAACAACGATTCGAAAGTTTCAAGCACAGGTCGCACGTTGTATTGAGGTATTTATGACAGAGGAACATTATGTAGTATTTTTGACAACATTGCACACGAAGTCCCCGCTGTTTCATCAATATGCAACACAGTATGTTGATGTGCTGAACCTAGAATATTTGGCGCTTTCAAAAGACCAACGTAAAGAGCTTCTTGCAGCTTTTGCACTGCGCCTATTAACAGAAGATAATACGTATGTAACGCTCAAACAGCAACTTCTTGAAGTTACTGCTATTACAAAGCAAGCATTACATGAAGTTCCGCTCAACCTTCACTATCCAGATGAAGAGAATGTTGTATGGTAA
- a CDS encoding branched-chain amino acid ABC transporter permease — translation MEWIQQLVNGISLGSIYALIALGYTMVYGIIKLINFAHGDVFMLGAFIGFFAIARWEMNVFLALILAMILCAIIGVIIERVAYKRLRNATRIAALITAIGVSLLIEYTVIFFRGASPSAYPTVFETSNFEILGVKISTQSILILSVSIFLMILLQFIVHKTKIGKAMRAVSHDADAAKLMGINVDNTISATFAIGSALAGAAGVIFGIYYTRIDPLMGVLPGIKAFIAAVLGGIGIIPGAMVGGLVLGVVETIVSALGYSLWRDAAAFVILILILIIRPSGIFGKNAREKV, via the coding sequence ATGGAATGGATCCAACAACTTGTTAATGGTATTTCACTCGGTAGTATCTATGCGCTTATTGCACTGGGCTATACGATGGTATACGGGATTATTAAATTAATCAACTTCGCACACGGTGACGTATTTATGCTTGGTGCCTTTATTGGCTTTTTTGCCATTGCGCGTTGGGAAATGAACGTCTTTTTAGCCTTAATTTTAGCGATGATTTTATGTGCAATTATTGGCGTTATTATAGAACGTGTTGCTTATAAACGCTTGAGAAATGCAACGCGTATAGCTGCTTTAATTACAGCAATCGGGGTTTCGTTATTGATTGAATATACGGTTATCTTCTTCCGAGGAGCATCTCCATCCGCTTATCCGACTGTTTTTGAAACGAGCAATTTTGAAATTTTAGGTGTAAAGATTAGTACGCAATCTATTTTAATTTTATCTGTATCTATTTTCTTAATGATTTTATTACAATTTATCGTTCACAAAACAAAAATCGGTAAAGCAATGCGTGCGGTATCTCATGATGCGGATGCAGCAAAATTAATGGGTATTAACGTTGATAATACCATTTCAGCAACATTTGCAATTGGTTCTGCATTAGCAGGTGCGGCAGGAGTTATTTTTGGTATTTATTACACGCGTATCGATCCATTGATGGGCGTATTACCGGGGATTAAAGCGTTCATTGCAGCTGTACTTGGTGGAATTGGCATTATTCCAGGTGCAATGGTTGGTGGTTTAGTACTAGGTGTGGTGGAAACAATCGTATCCGCATTAGGCTACTCATTATGGCGCGATGCAGCAGCATTTGTTATTTTAATTCTTATTTTAATTATACGACCATCGGGTATTTTTGGTAAAAATGCTCGAGAGAAAGTGTAG
- a CDS encoding ABC transporter ATP-binding protein: MSALLKVENLGIQFGGLKAVQNVNLHMNQGELIGLIGPNGAGKTTTFNMLTGVYAPTEGKVLFDGKSIGGLDPYKVTRQGISRTFQNIRLFKELSVLDNVKVANHGLAKHNVLSSVFRLPSHFTGEAKMEEESLAFLKIFGLDSFRDELAKNLPYGMQRRLEIARALAAGPKLLLLDEPAAGMNPQETHDLMELISFVRKEFNLTILLIEHDMNLVMGICERIYVLDHGQLIADGTPAEIRSNPKVIEAYLGEEVTE, from the coding sequence ATGAGTGCACTTCTTAAAGTAGAAAACTTAGGTATTCAATTTGGCGGATTAAAAGCCGTACAAAATGTGAATTTGCATATGAATCAAGGAGAGCTCATTGGTTTAATCGGTCCGAATGGTGCAGGAAAAACGACAACATTTAATATGCTGACAGGTGTTTATGCTCCGACAGAAGGAAAGGTGCTCTTTGATGGGAAATCGATTGGGGGGTTAGACCCTTATAAAGTGACAAGACAAGGAATTAGCCGGACATTCCAAAATATTCGTTTGTTTAAAGAATTGTCCGTATTAGATAACGTAAAAGTAGCGAACCACGGACTGGCAAAACATAATGTGTTATCAAGTGTTTTCCGTCTGCCAAGCCATTTTACAGGTGAGGCTAAAATGGAAGAAGAGTCATTAGCATTTCTAAAAATATTTGGATTAGATAGTTTCCGTGACGAGCTAGCTAAAAATTTGCCTTACGGGATGCAGCGTCGTTTAGAAATTGCCCGTGCGCTTGCAGCAGGACCAAAGCTACTGTTACTAGATGAGCCAGCAGCAGGGATGAACCCTCAGGAAACACATGATTTAATGGAACTCATCTCCTTCGTGCGTAAGGAATTCAATTTAACAATTTTACTGATCGAACATGATATGAATTTAGTAATGGGGATTTGTGAGCGGATTTATGTGCTGGATCATGGACAATTAATTGCGGACGGGACACCAGCAGAAATTCGTTCAAATCCAAAGGTAATTGAAGCGTATCTTGGTGAGGAGGTTACGGAGTAG
- a CDS encoding class I SAM-dependent methyltransferase, translated as MNEQQYEKQLNINTSGFQYGFPKLVKYHRYEPTPYSGLDQLFEHYTLPENACLVDIGCGKGRVPIYVHYQFQIPVVGIEMDQKFFIEAEHNREQYLKKNKKNSASIQFMNQLAETYKIADKDNVFFFFNPFSIHVFRQVMNHILDSLEQKKRVIDVILYYPAPEYMLYLQQELALNFLVEVKLADEKNENERIVVFRIS; from the coding sequence ATGAACGAACAGCAATATGAAAAGCAATTAAATATTAATACATCAGGATTTCAGTACGGTTTTCCGAAATTAGTAAAATATCACCGCTATGAGCCAACTCCTTATAGCGGTTTAGATCAATTGTTTGAGCATTACACATTGCCTGAAAATGCATGCCTAGTTGATATTGGCTGTGGGAAAGGGCGTGTGCCAATTTACGTGCATTACCAATTTCAAATACCAGTAGTCGGAATTGAAATGGATCAAAAGTTTTTTATAGAGGCCGAGCATAACCGCGAGCAATATTTAAAGAAAAACAAAAAGAATAGTGCATCGATTCAATTTATGAATCAACTAGCAGAAACTTATAAAATAGCGGACAAAGACAATGTGTTTTTCTTCTTTAATCCATTTTCCATTCATGTTTTTCGTCAGGTGATGAATCATATTTTAGATTCATTGGAACAGAAAAAGAGAGTGATCGATGTTATTTTGTATTATCCTGCGCCAGAGTACATGCTTTATTTGCAGCAGGAATTAGCTTTAAATTTCCTTGTAGAAGTTAAATTGGCAGATGAGAAAAATGAAAATGAACGAATTGTTGTATTTAGAATTTCGTAA
- a CDS encoding branched-chain amino acid ABC transporter permease: MKKSKVFWSYLALALVVYAVVQFLINGNMVSYASQNMLITMCINIMLAVSLHVVIGITGQFSIGHAGFLAVGAYISAICTMKLGMPFVTAILIGAVVAALAGLLVGIPTLRLKGDYLAIATLGFAEIIRIVFLNIDYVGGAAGMQVAHQSTWTYAFFGVFITILVISNFTKSRHGRACIAVREDEIAADAMGINTTYYKVIAFAIGSFFAGVAGAIYAHNFYIIQPTAFGFLKSFDILIFVVLGGLGSLSGSVIAAIFLTAVSTYLQGFPETRMIIYSLVLILVMLYRPKGLMGTKEITDLFKFGKKGGTRT; encoded by the coding sequence ATGAAAAAATCAAAAGTTTTTTGGAGTTATCTCGCACTAGCGCTAGTAGTCTATGCAGTCGTGCAATTTTTAATTAACGGTAATATGGTGAGTTATGCTAGCCAGAACATGTTAATTACAATGTGTATTAATATTATGCTAGCAGTTAGTTTACATGTTGTAATTGGAATAACAGGACAGTTCTCAATTGGTCATGCAGGATTCCTTGCTGTAGGGGCTTATATTTCAGCAATTTGTACGATGAAGTTAGGGATGCCGTTCGTTACGGCGATTTTAATAGGGGCTGTTGTTGCAGCACTTGCGGGGCTTTTAGTAGGAATTCCAACTTTGCGTTTAAAAGGAGACTATTTAGCAATTGCGACGTTAGGATTTGCCGAAATTATTCGTATTGTATTTTTAAATATTGATTATGTCGGGGGAGCAGCCGGAATGCAAGTGGCGCATCAATCGACATGGACTTATGCCTTCTTTGGTGTATTTATTACGATCTTAGTCATTTCCAACTTCACAAAATCCCGTCATGGACGTGCATGTATAGCGGTACGTGAAGATGAAATCGCGGCCGATGCAATGGGAATTAATACAACATATTATAAAGTTATAGCCTTTGCAATTGGCTCATTTTTTGCAGGCGTTGCAGGTGCGATTTATGCGCATAACTTCTACATTATCCAACCAACTGCATTTGGTTTCTTAAAATCATTTGATATTTTAATTTTCGTTGTATTAGGTGGGTTAGGTAGTTTATCAGGTTCAGTAATTGCGGCCATTTTCTTAACAGCAGTATCGACTTATTTACAAGGGTTCCCAGAGACGCGTATGATTATTTATTCATTGGTATTAATTTTAGTTATGCTTTACCGTCCAAAAGGGTTGATGGGAACGAAAGAAATTACAGACCTCTTTAAGTTCGGTAAAAAAGGAGGGACACGTACATGA
- a CDS encoding DUF779 domain-containing protein translates to MVERVVATDAALALIDKLKARHGPVMFHQSGGCCDGSSPMCYPDGELIIGNQDVLLGYIGESPFYMHKNQYDYWKHTQIIIDVVDGRGGMFSLEGVEGKRFLSRSRAFNTAELEQLKS, encoded by the coding sequence TTGGTTGAACGTGTTGTCGCAACCGATGCAGCATTGGCGTTAATTGATAAGTTGAAAGCGCGTCACGGTCCAGTTATGTTCCATCAATCCGGTGGTTGCTGTGATGGCTCCTCACCAATGTGTTACCCAGATGGTGAGTTAATTATCGGCAATCAGGATGTTCTATTAGGCTATATTGGTGAGAGTCCATTTTATATGCACAAAAATCAATATGATTATTGGAAGCATACGCAAATTATTATTGATGTTGTGGATGGACGTGGGGGCATGTTTTCTCTTGAAGGAGTCGAAGGGAAACGCTTTTTATCACGCTCTCGGGCATTTAATACAGCAGAACTAGAACAACTAAAAAGTTAA
- the rluF gene encoding 23S rRNA pseudouridine(2604) synthase RluF, with product MRINKFLAETGIVSRRGADKWIEEGRITINGKLATIGSQIADGDDVRVDGKPVKKEEQLVYIVLNKPVGITSTTEKHIQGNVVDFVNHPLRVFHIGRLDKDSEGLLLLTNDGDVVNEILRAENHHEKEYVVQVDQPISEDFLHGMRSGVEILDTKTLPCRVEKISSNVFKIILEQGLNRQIRRMCSALGYSVKRLQRIRIMNIQIGNLKVGQWRDLTDKERIELFKLLNYTPRQ from the coding sequence ATGCGAATCAATAAATTTTTAGCAGAAACAGGCATCGTGTCTCGTCGCGGTGCAGATAAATGGATTGAAGAAGGACGGATCACAATTAATGGCAAACTTGCAACAATCGGTAGTCAAATTGCAGACGGCGATGATGTTCGCGTAGACGGGAAACCGGTTAAAAAAGAGGAGCAACTCGTTTATATTGTGCTGAACAAACCCGTCGGCATAACGAGTACAACGGAAAAACATATCCAAGGAAATGTTGTCGATTTTGTAAATCATCCATTGCGTGTTTTCCATATCGGCCGTTTGGATAAAGATTCAGAGGGATTATTATTACTTACGAATGATGGGGATGTCGTCAACGAAATTCTCCGTGCAGAAAATCATCATGAAAAAGAATATGTTGTCCAAGTGGATCAGCCTATTTCAGAAGACTTCCTCCACGGAATGCGTTCAGGTGTTGAAATTTTAGATACAAAAACACTGCCATGTCGTGTAGAAAAAATCTCGTCAAATGTTTTCAAAATTATTTTAGAGCAAGGGTTAAACCGTCAAATCCGACGTATGTGTTCTGCGCTTGGCTATTCTGTCAAACGACTACAACGAATACGTATTATGAACATTCAGATTGGCAATTTAAAAGTTGGACAATGGCGCGATTTAACGGATAAAGAAAGAATTGAACTATTTAAACTATTAAACTATACACCAAGACAATAG
- a CDS encoding ABC transporter ATP-binding protein encodes MLKVNDIDVYYGNIQALKGISLEVNEGEIVTLIGANGAGKSTLLQTISGLLKPKRGSIEYLGSAIDGKAAQSIVKAGISHVPEGRRVFANMTVEENLELGAYLRNDREGIKKDMAHVYELFPRLLERRKQLSGTLSGGEQQMVAMGRALMAKPKLIIMDEPSMGLAPLMVKNIFNIIEMVNKEGTTVLLVEQNANMALSVAHRAYVLETGKIVLAGTAKELQESDEVKAAYLGGL; translated from the coding sequence ATGCTAAAAGTAAATGACATCGATGTGTATTATGGCAATATTCAAGCGTTAAAAGGAATCTCCCTCGAAGTAAATGAAGGTGAAATTGTCACATTAATTGGTGCGAATGGTGCAGGGAAAAGTACATTACTTCAAACAATTTCCGGATTATTAAAGCCAAAGCGTGGGTCGATTGAATATTTAGGTTCAGCGATTGATGGTAAGGCGGCACAATCGATTGTGAAAGCAGGCATCTCACATGTACCAGAAGGGCGTCGTGTATTTGCCAATATGACGGTAGAGGAAAACTTGGAGCTAGGTGCTTATTTAAGAAATGATCGTGAAGGCATTAAAAAAGACATGGCGCATGTTTACGAGTTATTTCCTCGTTTACTAGAGCGTCGTAAGCAGCTTTCCGGGACATTATCTGGTGGTGAACAGCAAATGGTAGCGATGGGGCGCGCGCTGATGGCTAAGCCGAAGTTAATCATCATGGATGAGCCGTCAATGGGTCTTGCACCGCTTATGGTGAAGAATATCTTTAATATTATTGAAATGGTGAATAAGGAAGGGACGACGGTACTACTTGTTGAGCAAAATGCGAATATGGCATTATCGGTTGCGCATCGTGCTTACGTTTTGGAAACAGGGAAAATCGTCCTTGCAGGAACAGCAAAAGAGCTACAAGAAAGTGATGAAGTAAAAGCAGCTTATTTAGGCGGTTTATAA
- a CDS encoding malate:quinone oxidoreductase, producing MSNKHIKSDVILIGAGIMSATLGTMLKELAPDWKITVFEQLGKAGEESSHELNNAGTGHAALCELNYTSEKSDGSIDITKAIAVNEQFQDSLQFWSHLVKKEQIKNPQDFIMPIPHMSMVQGEKNVEYLKKRHETMIGNPLFEGMEYSEDPATLKKWIPLIMNDRKSSEPIAATKIDSGTDVNFGALTRMLITNLQNQDADVNYNHSVKGLKRMSDGSWEVKVHDKESHKMEYHSAKFVFLGAGGGSLELLQKTGIPESKHIGGFPISGLFLVCNNQEIVEQHHAKVYGKAAVGAPPMSVPHLDTRYIDGKKSLLFGPFAGFSPKFLKTGSNMDLIATVKPNNLFTLLACGAKNMDLTSYLIGQVLLSKEKRVEELRSFVPGAKSEDWEVIVAGQRVQVIKDTDAGKGTLQFGTEVVSAHDGSIAALLGASPGASTAVSVMIKVMKQCFPEEMKNWEPKLKEMIPSYGKKLDENPELIKQVHASTAETLGLHKF from the coding sequence ATGAGTAACAAGCATATTAAATCAGACGTTATTTTAATTGGTGCCGGTATTATGAGTGCGACTTTAGGGACAATGCTTAAAGAATTAGCACCCGATTGGAAAATCACAGTATTTGAGCAGTTAGGTAAAGCAGGCGAGGAAAGCTCTCACGAATTAAACAATGCAGGTACAGGACATGCTGCATTATGTGAGCTTAACTATACAAGTGAAAAGTCAGATGGCTCTATTGATATTACAAAAGCAATTGCAGTAAATGAACAATTCCAAGATTCACTACAATTTTGGTCGCATCTTGTAAAAAAAGAACAAATTAAAAACCCTCAAGATTTCATCATGCCAATACCTCATATGAGTATGGTACAAGGGGAAAAAAATGTTGAGTATTTAAAAAAGCGTCATGAAACAATGATTGGTAATCCTTTATTCGAAGGAATGGAATACTCAGAGGATCCAGCGACATTAAAAAAATGGATTCCATTAATTATGAACGACCGTAAATCAAGTGAACCGATTGCTGCTACAAAAATCGATTCAGGTACGGATGTAAACTTCGGTGCATTAACGCGTATGTTAATCACGAATTTACAAAATCAAGATGCAGATGTGAATTATAACCATAGCGTAAAAGGTTTAAAACGTATGTCAGACGGTTCTTGGGAAGTGAAAGTGCACGATAAAGAAAGCCACAAAATGGAATACCACTCAGCTAAGTTCGTGTTCTTAGGTGCTGGTGGTGGTAGCTTAGAGTTACTACAAAAAACAGGTATTCCTGAAAGTAAGCATATCGGTGGATTCCCTATTAGTGGTCTATTCTTAGTATGTAACAATCAAGAAATCGTCGAACAACATCATGCAAAAGTGTATGGTAAAGCGGCTGTTGGTGCACCACCAATGTCAGTACCTCACTTAGATACACGTTATATCGATGGTAAAAAATCATTATTATTCGGTCCGTTCGCAGGGTTCTCACCTAAATTCTTAAAAACGGGCTCTAATATGGACTTAATTGCAACTGTAAAACCGAATAACTTATTTACATTATTAGCTTGCGGTGCGAAAAATATGGACTTAACAAGCTACTTAATCGGCCAAGTATTATTATCAAAAGAAAAGCGTGTGGAAGAATTACGTAGTTTCGTTCCAGGGGCGAAGAGTGAAGATTGGGAAGTTATCGTAGCTGGTCAACGTGTACAAGTAATTAAAGACACAGACGCTGGAAAAGGTACATTACAATTCGGTACAGAAGTTGTAAGTGCACATGACGGTTCAATTGCTGCATTACTTGGTGCATCACCAGGTGCTTCAACAGCAGTTTCAGTTATGATAAAGGTAATGAAACAATGTTTCCCAGAGGAAATGAAAAATTGGGAACCAAAACTTAAAGAAATGATTCCTTCATATGGTAAGAAGCTGGATGAAAATCCAGAGCTAATTAAACAAGTTCACGCTTCAACGGCTGAAACATTAGGCTTACACAAGTTTTAA